From Toxorhynchites rutilus septentrionalis strain SRP chromosome 2, ASM2978413v1, whole genome shotgun sequence, a single genomic window includes:
- the LOC129766614 gene encoding uncharacterized protein LOC129766614 — translation MAANFVIIRSFTHRVIVLVLAWSTLRTHGPNRTPNHFLLGNSSGVRQPVVEVSDSASALRSNWNHIQHLLDIFWRRWTREYLPTLTRRPKWCGEAKPIVEGQLVLVVGDGRRNEWTRGRIIQTIKGSDGRIRQAIIQTARGLVRRPVARLAVLEVEESGKTEPGGQYYGGEDVDTGSTSGNGMKRTTIDGSQH, via the exons ATGGCTGCCAATTTCGTCATCATCCGCTCCTTCACTCATCGCGTAATAGTCCTGGTACTGGCGTGGTCAACACTGCGG acacacgggccaaaccGAACACCGAACCACTTCCTCCTAGGCAACTCTAGTGGTGTTCGACAACCAGTGGTGGAGGTATCAGATTCAGCGAGTGCTCTTCGATCGAATTGGAACCATATCCAACATCTACTAGACATATTCTGGCGCAGATGGACCAGGGAGTACCTCCCAACGCTGACTAGACGTCCGAAGTGGTGCGGCGAAGCGAAACCCATTGTTGAGGGGCAGCTAGTGCTTGTGGTAGGCGACGGTAGAAGAAATGAGTGGACCAGAGGCCGTATAATTCAGACGATAAAAGGTTCAGATGGGAGAATTCGGCAAGCTATAATACAAACTGCGAGGGGGCTTGTGCGCAGGCCAGTGGCCAGACTGGCGGTATTAGAGGTTGAAGAGAGTGGTAAAACTGAACCTGGTGGCCAGTATTACGGGGGAGAGGATGTTGATACTGGCAGCACTTCGGGTAACGGCATGAAACGTACGACCATCGATGGCAGCCAACATTag
- the LOC129768128 gene encoding 40S ribosomal protein S17 has product MGRVRTKTVKKASKVIIEKYYTRLTMDFHTNKRIVEEVAIIPTKPLRNKIAGFVTHLMKRLRHSQVHGISIKLQEEERERRDNYVPEVSELEQDIIEVDPETKDLMKHMDFNTIVVQVTNPSAQGYNRRN; this is encoded by the exons Atg GGTCGTGTACGTACGAAGACCGTGAAAAAGGCCTCGAAGGTTATCATTGAGAAATATTACACTCGCTTGACGATGGATTTCCACACGAACAAACGTATTGTTGAGGAAGTGGCCATCATTCCCACTAAACCACTGCGCAACAAGATTGCTGG TTTCGTGACACATCTGATGAAGCGTCTGCGACACTCCCAGGTGCATGGTATCTCAATCAAGCTACAAGAAGAGGAGCGCGAACGTAGAGATAACTACGTGCCGGAGGTTTCTGAGCTGGAACAGGACATCATTGAAGTCGACCCAGAGACCAAGGACCTGATGAAACACATGGATTTCAACACCATCGTCGTGCAGGTCACTAACCCATCCGCGCAAGGTTATAACAGGCGTAACTAG